The proteins below are encoded in one region of Amycolatopsis magusensis:
- a CDS encoding LacI family DNA-binding transcriptional regulator has translation MKARLTEVAKAAGVSTATASRVLSGRGPASATARRRVAAAASELGYLPHAAGRALATGRGTRLAVVVNGRTEQVLEDPYVGRVVTAAAKVAAAREVGVSMHWLPLHAPAELARLAENPAIGGMVLLNPTESALRAAPKSVRGRLAAIGVGSRHVPSFDVDNGPATARLVAHLLGGGRRRVAMITGADWLPCTHRTVTAYRETVEAAGFPARVVPGDFTAARGACAATEILARWPDTDAVFALGDLAALGALGALQRTGVDVPGDVAVAGFDDLQFAALSSPALTTSTHPVETIATACATAVLDQRLGRPVTRYSSELVLRATA, from the coding sequence GTGAAGGCACGACTGACCGAGGTGGCGAAGGCCGCCGGCGTGTCCACGGCGACGGCGTCCCGTGTGCTCAGCGGCCGCGGCCCGGCCTCGGCGACCGCGCGCCGCCGGGTCGCCGCGGCGGCGAGCGAACTCGGCTACCTCCCGCACGCGGCCGGGCGCGCGCTGGCGACCGGCCGCGGCACCCGGCTCGCCGTGGTGGTGAACGGCCGGACCGAACAGGTGCTGGAGGACCCGTACGTCGGCCGCGTGGTCACCGCCGCGGCGAAGGTGGCGGCGGCCCGCGAAGTCGGTGTCTCGATGCACTGGCTGCCGTTGCACGCGCCCGCCGAACTGGCCCGGCTGGCGGAGAATCCGGCTATCGGCGGCATGGTCCTGCTCAACCCGACCGAATCCGCCCTGCGCGCGGCCCCGAAGTCGGTGCGCGGGCGGCTCGCGGCCATCGGCGTCGGCTCCCGGCACGTGCCCTCGTTCGACGTCGACAACGGCCCGGCGACCGCGCGGCTGGTGGCCCACCTGCTCGGCGGCGGCCGCCGCCGGGTGGCGATGATCACCGGCGCGGACTGGCTGCCGTGCACGCACCGGACGGTGACCGCCTACCGGGAGACCGTCGAGGCCGCGGGCTTCCCGGCCAGGGTGGTGCCGGGCGACTTCACCGCCGCGCGAGGTGCTTGCGCCGCAACGGAAATCCTGGCGCGCTGGCCGGACACCGACGCCGTGTTCGCGCTGGGCGACCTCGCGGCACTGGGTGCCCTCGGCGCGCTCCAGCGCACGGGTGTCGACGTGCCCGGGGATGTGGCGGTCGCCGGTTTCGACGACCTCCAGTTCGCCGCGCTGAGCAGTCCGGCGCTGACCACGTCCACGCACCCGGTCGAAACGATCGCCACCGCCTGCGCGACCGCGGTGCTGGACCAGCGCTTGGGCAGGCCGGTCACCCGGTACTCATCCGAGCTGGTCCTCCGGGCCACCGCTTGA
- a CDS encoding response regulator, translating to MTIGVVLADDQPLIRSGLRVLIADTPDLAVVGEAGTGTEAVRVAGETRPDVVVMDIRMPDMDGIEATRRLTAGAGPPHVLVLTTFDDDEYVYGALRAGASGFLVKDMALDDILTAIRVVAAGDALLAPSVTRRLIADFAGRPAPAPVSPRRQADGITDREREVLTLVGLGRSNGEIAAELYISVATAKAHVARLFTKLDARDRVHLVIIAYELGLVGPRV from the coding sequence ATGACGATCGGTGTCGTGCTCGCCGACGACCAGCCGCTCATCCGCAGCGGCCTGCGGGTGCTCATCGCGGACACCCCCGACCTGGCCGTGGTCGGGGAGGCGGGCACCGGCACCGAGGCGGTCCGGGTGGCCGGGGAGACCCGGCCGGACGTGGTGGTGATGGACATCCGGATGCCGGACATGGACGGCATCGAGGCCACCCGGCGGCTCACCGCGGGCGCCGGGCCACCGCACGTCCTCGTGCTCACCACCTTCGACGACGACGAGTACGTCTACGGCGCCCTGCGGGCCGGGGCGAGCGGGTTCCTGGTCAAGGACATGGCGCTGGACGACATCCTGACCGCGATCCGCGTGGTCGCCGCCGGTGACGCGCTCCTCGCGCCGAGCGTGACCCGGCGGCTGATCGCGGACTTCGCCGGGCGCCCGGCTCCGGCACCGGTGTCCCCGCGGCGGCAGGCCGACGGCATCACCGACCGGGAGCGCGAGGTGCTGACCCTGGTCGGGCTCGGCCGGTCCAACGGCGAGATCGCCGCCGAGCTGTACATCAGCGTGGCCACCGCGAAGGCCCACGTGGCGCGGCTGTTCACCAAGCTCGACGCACGCGACCGCGTCCACCTGGTCATCATCGCCTACGAACTGGGATTGGTCGGCCCACGGGTGTAA
- a CDS encoding sensor histidine kinase, with product MPVARSPFSRIPARTRTALAWTGLALSPVLLHGWIAWEGPYFVAFLAVFLPFGMLKRQPLPALGVLLLELVTAELVHLPPSTESGLHSFLRDLQTVTLDLAVAYIATTSRFRLSALAAGVALVVQLVVAAISELRPRDFENAFIPYAVAVLAAWLLGCLLRRLKRYRETRQAQAELQAAQTERLRIARELHDMIAHSIGVIAFQAGMGGRVIDTQPEEARKALHAIESTSRDTLTRLREVLGSLRRPDAGEPGKPPGLADLGDLAARTLDAGVRVDVRRRGHRRPLPPEVDLAAFRIIQEAVTNVVRHAGVARCEVVVEQRAKELILEVTDEGRGGAAETGYGIPGMHERVAPLRGEVTAGPRPDGGFRVSARIPLR from the coding sequence ATGCCGGTCGCCCGTTCGCCGTTCAGCCGGATCCCGGCGAGGACGCGCACGGCGCTGGCCTGGACCGGGCTCGCGTTGTCGCCCGTCCTCCTGCACGGCTGGATCGCCTGGGAAGGCCCGTACTTCGTGGCGTTCCTGGCGGTGTTCCTCCCGTTCGGGATGCTCAAGCGGCAGCCACTGCCGGCCCTGGGCGTGCTGCTCCTCGAACTGGTGACCGCGGAACTGGTGCACCTGCCGCCGTCGACCGAGTCCGGGCTGCACAGCTTCCTCCGGGACCTGCAGACCGTCACCCTCGACCTGGCCGTCGCCTACATCGCGACCACGAGCCGCTTCCGGCTTTCGGCCCTCGCCGCGGGTGTCGCGCTGGTGGTGCAGCTCGTGGTGGCCGCCATCTCCGAACTCCGGCCCCGCGACTTCGAGAACGCCTTCATCCCGTACGCGGTCGCGGTCCTCGCCGCCTGGCTGCTGGGCTGCCTCCTGCGGCGGCTCAAGCGGTACCGCGAAACCCGGCAGGCGCAGGCCGAACTCCAGGCCGCGCAGACCGAGCGGCTGCGCATCGCCAGGGAGCTGCACGACATGATCGCGCACAGCATCGGGGTCATCGCGTTCCAGGCGGGGATGGGCGGGCGGGTCATCGACACCCAGCCGGAGGAGGCACGCAAAGCCCTGCACGCGATCGAAAGCACCAGCCGTGACACGCTGACCAGACTGCGTGAGGTGCTCGGCTCGCTCCGGCGGCCCGACGCGGGGGAGCCCGGCAAACCGCCGGGCCTCGCCGATCTGGGCGATCTGGCCGCGCGGACCCTCGACGCTGGTGTGCGGGTGGACGTGCGACGGCGTGGCCACCGGCGGCCGCTGCCGCCCGAAGTCGACCTGGCGGCGTTCCGCATCATCCAGGAGGCGGTCACCAACGTGGTGCGCCACGCCGGGGTCGCCCGGTGCGAAGTGGTCGTCGAACAACGGGCGAAGGAGCTGATCCTCGAAGTGACCGACGAAGGACGGGGTGGTGCCGCGGAAACCGGGTACGGCATCCCCGGCATGCACGAGCGGGTCGCGCCGCTGCGGGGTGAGGTCACCGCCGGGCCGCGGCCGGACGGCGGTTTCCGCGTGAGCGCGAGGATCCCGCTCCGATGA
- a CDS encoding acyltransferase family protein gives MTTRDHTVDALRGLAIAGVVLGHWLVSAVVSDPYQPTALHGESPLAHTPEFAPVTWFLQTLGPFFFAAGYAAASRAWHGKSLRRGRLLGPVLALAAVWLPATLLLAAVESPASTRDLVRALVTQPLWFLLVYLVLVALTPVLRPLVVRCGPWVAVVPVALVGVVDLIRLHGLPNWLGVVAAPVAWAVPYLLGLALAEERLHRRAGAVLLSLGVLAGAALLWAARYPASAVGVPGDRWSNLAPPSLFTLALAAAQVGVFLLLRPWLARVLRHRAVWAPISALNRHAMAVYCWHQTALLLVTFTGLLTGRLPGLLDEPTGDWPLHRLYWLPVFALVLAALTWLQASCTPGRRSPTT, from the coding sequence GTGACCACGCGGGACCACACGGTGGACGCGTTGCGGGGTCTCGCGATCGCCGGGGTCGTGCTCGGGCACTGGCTGGTGAGCGCGGTGGTGAGCGATCCGTACCAGCCCACCGCGCTGCACGGCGAAAGCCCGCTGGCGCACACCCCGGAATTCGCCCCGGTGACCTGGTTCCTGCAGACGCTCGGCCCGTTCTTCTTCGCCGCCGGGTACGCCGCAGCGAGCCGGGCGTGGCACGGGAAGTCGTTGCGGCGCGGGCGTTTGCTCGGGCCCGTACTGGCGCTCGCCGCGGTGTGGCTGCCCGCCACGCTCCTGCTCGCCGCCGTCGAATCCCCCGCCAGTACCCGTGACCTGGTCCGGGCGCTGGTGACGCAGCCGTTGTGGTTCCTGCTCGTCTACCTGGTGCTGGTCGCGCTCACCCCGGTGCTACGGCCACTGGTCGTCCGATGTGGACCGTGGGTGGCGGTGGTCCCGGTGGCCCTGGTCGGGGTGGTCGACCTGATCCGGCTGCACGGCTTACCGAACTGGCTGGGCGTCGTGGCCGCACCGGTGGCCTGGGCCGTGCCGTACCTGCTCGGACTCGCGCTGGCCGAGGAGCGACTGCACCGGCGGGCCGGCGCGGTCCTCCTGTCGCTGGGCGTGCTCGCGGGCGCCGCATTGCTGTGGGCGGCGCGGTATCCGGCGAGCGCGGTCGGCGTGCCCGGCGACCGCTGGTCCAACCTGGCGCCACCGTCGTTGTTCACACTGGCACTGGCCGCCGCGCAGGTCGGCGTGTTCCTGCTGCTGCGCCCGTGGCTCGCCAGGGTGCTCCGGCACCGGGCCGTGTGGGCGCCGATCTCGGCGCTCAACCGGCACGCGATGGCCGTCTACTGCTGGCACCAGACCGCGTTGCTGCTGGTCACCTTCACCGGCCTGCTCACGGGACGGCTGCCCGGCCTGCTCGACGAACCCACCGGCGACTGGCCGCTGCACCGGCTGTACTGGCTGCCGGTCTTCGCGCTCGTGCTCGCCGCCCTGACCTGGCTTCAGGCCTCCTGCACGCCGGGCCGCCGGTCCCCCACCACGTAA
- a CDS encoding alpha/beta hydrolase encodes MIGNLAPRTLLTVLAAVTMTVAPAAAALLSAPGLVRTTPPPGLPAWLADGHHLPDPQRAEPAAIHDFLLRLGTAEQQGLAVAYPDVVGALDGAPPAMRYAANRRQLRVSGQFLLFDPRGNGRVAQVFGDLATADRIAVLVPGAANRAENFWTGVGGVLYRAPATQAADLFRAAVRKAPGARFAVISWLGYDTPGGVGPDAARGDLARAGAVALERFVAGLVAVRPQATIALLGHSYGSTVLGAAAARLPRQVTDLAAFGSPGMGVDHVAQLGTTARVWAGQSRGDWIRWVPGVRFFGLGHGTKPADPAFGARVFATDDVADHDHYLSPGTDSLAALTGIALSGSDPVVRP; translated from the coding sequence GTGATCGGAAACCTCGCTCCCCGCACGCTGCTGACCGTGCTCGCCGCCGTCACCATGACGGTGGCCCCCGCGGCCGCCGCGCTGCTGTCCGCACCCGGTCTGGTGCGGACGACACCACCGCCGGGCCTGCCCGCCTGGCTCGCCGACGGTCACCACCTGCCGGATCCCCAGCGCGCCGAGCCTGCGGCTATTCACGATTTCCTGCTGCGCCTCGGTACCGCCGAGCAGCAGGGCTTGGCGGTCGCCTACCCGGACGTGGTGGGCGCGCTCGACGGCGCTCCACCGGCGATGCGGTACGCGGCGAACCGGCGGCAGTTGCGGGTGTCCGGGCAGTTCCTGCTGTTCGACCCGCGGGGCAACGGCCGGGTGGCGCAGGTCTTCGGCGACTTGGCCACCGCCGACCGGATCGCCGTGCTGGTGCCCGGCGCGGCCAACCGGGCGGAGAACTTCTGGACCGGGGTGGGCGGCGTGCTTTACCGGGCACCGGCCACGCAGGCGGCCGACCTGTTCCGGGCGGCTGTCCGGAAAGCCCCTGGTGCCCGGTTCGCGGTGATATCCTGGCTCGGTTACGACACCCCCGGCGGGGTGGGGCCCGACGCGGCTCGCGGGGACCTGGCGCGAGCCGGCGCCGTGGCGCTGGAGCGGTTCGTCGCCGGACTGGTCGCGGTCCGTCCACAAGCGACGATCGCGTTGCTCGGGCACAGCTACGGGTCCACGGTGCTCGGGGCGGCAGCCGCCCGGCTCCCCCGGCAGGTGACCGACCTCGCGGCCTTCGGCAGTCCGGGAATGGGCGTGGACCACGTGGCACAACTCGGCACCACCGCCCGCGTGTGGGCCGGGCAGTCCCGGGGCGACTGGATCCGCTGGGTGCCCGGCGTGCGGTTCTTCGGCCTCGGCCACGGCACCAAGCCCGCCGATCCGGCCTTCGGCGCCCGGGTGTTCGCCACCGACGACGTCGCCGATCACGACCACTACCTCAGCCCGGGCACCGATTCGCTGGCGGCGCTGACCGGGATAGCCCTGTCCGGGAGCGATCCGGTGGTCCGGCCGTGA
- a CDS encoding alpha/beta hydrolase domain-containing protein: MSISVWGRAGLIAVVLGLLLPNALPASASTQPAPPAGSPQVTGPLPGAWPGDRLAERIEDTYPFFATPVDLAARGYVEQEFHLSGLADGWAADGTGVATDVPYTTRVVVRRPAQARDFSGTTLVEWQNVTAGYDLDALWNANSVIRAGHAWIGVSAQRVGVDQLRAWSPARYGGLDVTGGGKHNADELSYDIFTQAGRAVESGAVLGGTRPRTVLAIGASQSAGRMTVLYDKILPQQQPVFDGYAFVVGSAPTRVGTEPVFQILSETDVRNTNRRADSDKFRRWEVAGGAHSGHEGQAYRAPISERDLGAAPQYDCDKPPFSRVPMHHVTAAAYEHLRRWAERGSAPPTAPLLEFEADGVTKKRDELGLAVGGIRLSQVAVPTALNTGDNSGETFCQLFGTHVPFDQATLAKLYPGVDDYLGKVVVADAKNVRAGYLLAADAKRNREEATGGTTPVIFVHGQQGSAHQWQSNAKRFSANGYPDKLLYAFEYDTSIPTNDHALTGLDAFIADVRARTGASTVDIIAHSRGTTVMHAYLATPDRAAQVRRYVNVDGRSSATPPGGVPTLALWGSLQPQGNIGGATNVHLTHLGHTETATAAESFTHMHQFLRGRPAITTEVTPELPGLVEIAGRAVFFPQNTGIAGRLQVWEVDKSTGARRATPAHDVQTGPDGAFGPLKVNGYKHYELVLLREGQQSYHYYFEPFERSDRFLRLQVSPPGGIGDYVDKCATHTALTVLRGREWWSDQPESDRLELDGVNVLAPAVSPKLRQVLAAFAFDDHCDLTSTLGAALPPFNALPFLTAVDDYLPAQPDAGKAIRVTEVVRGSGGRSRTVAALNWPSDRHSVTVQFKDYLDRPFGV, from the coding sequence ATGTCGATCTCCGTGTGGGGTCGTGCCGGGCTGATCGCCGTAGTGCTCGGCCTCCTCCTCCCGAACGCCCTTCCCGCCTCCGCCTCCACCCAGCCCGCGCCGCCGGCCGGGTCCCCGCAGGTGACCGGGCCGCTGCCCGGCGCCTGGCCCGGTGACCGGCTGGCCGAGCGGATCGAGGACACCTACCCGTTCTTCGCCACCCCCGTCGACCTGGCCGCCCGCGGCTACGTCGAGCAGGAGTTCCACCTCTCCGGCCTGGCCGACGGCTGGGCCGCCGACGGCACCGGAGTGGCCACCGACGTCCCGTACACCACGCGCGTGGTGGTGCGGCGGCCCGCGCAGGCCCGTGATTTCAGCGGTACGACGCTCGTCGAATGGCAGAACGTGACGGCGGGCTACGACCTGGACGCGTTGTGGAACGCGAATTCGGTCATCCGCGCCGGGCACGCGTGGATCGGCGTTTCGGCCCAGCGCGTCGGCGTCGACCAGCTCCGCGCGTGGAGTCCGGCCCGTTACGGCGGGCTCGACGTGACCGGCGGGGGCAAGCACAACGCCGACGAGCTGTCCTACGACATCTTCACCCAGGCCGGTCGTGCCGTGGAATCCGGCGCGGTGCTGGGCGGAACACGCCCGCGCACGGTCCTCGCGATCGGCGCTTCCCAGTCCGCGGGCCGGATGACCGTGCTCTACGACAAGATCCTGCCGCAGCAGCAGCCGGTGTTCGACGGGTACGCCTTCGTGGTCGGCTCCGCGCCGACGCGGGTCGGCACCGAACCCGTCTTCCAGATCCTCTCCGAGACCGACGTGCGCAACACCAACCGCCGCGCCGACTCCGACAAGTTCCGCCGCTGGGAAGTCGCGGGCGGGGCGCACTCCGGGCACGAGGGCCAGGCCTACCGCGCGCCGATCTCCGAACGCGACCTCGGTGCCGCACCCCAGTACGACTGCGACAAGCCGCCATTCAGTCGCGTGCCCATGCACCACGTCACCGCGGCCGCCTACGAACACCTGCGCCGCTGGGCCGAGCGCGGTTCAGCGCCGCCGACCGCCCCGCTGCTGGAGTTCGAAGCCGACGGTGTCACCAAGAAGCGCGACGAGCTGGGCCTGGCCGTGGGCGGGATCCGCCTGTCGCAGGTCGCGGTGCCGACCGCGCTGAACACCGGGGACAACAGCGGCGAGACCTTCTGCCAGCTGTTCGGCACCCACGTGCCGTTCGACCAGGCGACCCTGGCGAAGCTCTACCCCGGGGTGGACGACTACCTGGGCAAGGTGGTCGTCGCGGACGCGAAGAACGTCCGCGCCGGGTACCTGCTCGCCGCCGACGCTAAGCGGAACCGGGAGGAAGCCACCGGCGGCACCACCCCGGTGATCTTCGTGCACGGCCAGCAGGGTTCGGCGCACCAGTGGCAGTCCAACGCGAAACGCTTCTCCGCCAACGGCTATCCCGACAAGCTCCTGTACGCCTTCGAGTACGACACCAGCATCCCCACCAACGACCACGCCCTCACCGGGCTGGACGCGTTCATCGCCGACGTACGGGCCCGGACCGGCGCGTCCACAGTGGACATCATCGCGCATTCCCGTGGCACGACGGTGATGCACGCCTACCTGGCCACGCCGGACCGGGCGGCCCAGGTGCGCCGGTACGTCAACGTCGACGGCCGCTCCAGTGCCACGCCACCCGGCGGCGTCCCGACGCTCGCGCTGTGGGGCAGCCTGCAACCGCAGGGCAACATCGGCGGGGCGACCAACGTCCACCTGACCCACCTCGGGCACACCGAGACCGCCACCGCCGCGGAGAGTTTCACGCACATGCACCAGTTCCTGCGCGGCAGGCCGGCGATCACCACCGAGGTGACGCCCGAACTGCCGGGCCTGGTCGAGATCGCCGGGCGCGCGGTGTTCTTCCCGCAGAACACCGGGATCGCCGGACGCCTCCAGGTCTGGGAGGTCGACAAATCCACCGGCGCCCGCCGCGCCACGCCCGCGCACGACGTGCAGACCGGGCCGGACGGCGCGTTCGGGCCGCTGAAGGTCAACGGCTACAAGCACTACGAGCTGGTGCTCCTGCGTGAGGGCCAGCAGTCCTACCACTACTACTTCGAGCCGTTCGAGCGCAGCGACCGGTTCCTCCGGTTGCAGGTCTCCCCGCCGGGCGGGATCGGGGACTACGTCGACAAATGCGCCACCCACACCGCACTCACCGTGCTGCGTGGCCGCGAATGGTGGTCGGACCAGCCGGAGAGCGACCGGCTGGAACTCGACGGCGTCAACGTCCTCGCCCCGGCCGTCTCACCCAAGCTCCGGCAGGTGCTCGCCGCGTTCGCCTTCGACGACCACTGCGACCTGACCTCCACGCTGGGCGCCGCGTTGCCGCCGTTCAACGCGCTGCCCTTCCTCACCGCCGTGGACGACTACCTGCCCGCCCAGCCGGACGCCGGGAAGGCGATCCGGGTGACGGAGGTGGTCCGGGGCTCCGGCGGCCGGTCGCGCACGGTGGCGGCGCTCAACTGGCCGTCGGACCGGCATTCGGTGACCGTGCAGTTCAAGGACTACCTGGATCGCCCGTTCGGGGTCTGA
- a CDS encoding FkbM family methyltransferase, protein MPRLDRPSLTAATANLLARRTSFVDTELHALTEVVRPGDVCVDVGSAAGLYSQALSHLAGPTGVVHSVEPVSFSHPVWSRVLGAWERTNVVRHPVALGAEPGRAAMRVPFRTYGPDTSRSYLDWNTHGLGSNAEFSHHADVLVEVDTLDGLHAATGLTRLDFVKIDVEGGELHVLRGGTRAIERYRPTLLIEIEARHTARYDYTPEDVVEWLTSRGYAMYAWRQGWQATGQVCLHTNNYLFRPRTGDPGSP, encoded by the coding sequence ATGCCCCGCCTGGACCGCCCGAGCCTGACCGCCGCCACGGCGAACCTGCTCGCCCGCCGTACGTCCTTCGTGGACACCGAACTGCACGCGCTGACCGAGGTGGTGCGCCCCGGCGACGTCTGCGTCGACGTGGGTTCGGCGGCCGGGCTGTACAGCCAGGCGCTGTCCCACCTCGCCGGACCCACCGGCGTGGTGCACAGCGTGGAACCGGTGTCGTTCTCCCACCCGGTGTGGTCCCGCGTCCTGGGGGCGTGGGAGCGCACGAACGTGGTCCGGCACCCCGTCGCGCTCGGTGCCGAGCCCGGGCGCGCGGCGATGCGGGTCCCGTTCCGCACCTACGGCCCGGACACCAGTCGCTCCTATTTGGACTGGAACACCCACGGCCTCGGCTCCAACGCCGAGTTCTCCCACCACGCCGACGTCCTCGTGGAGGTCGACACCCTCGACGGCCTGCACGCCGCCACCGGCCTGACCCGGCTCGACTTCGTCAAGATCGACGTGGAAGGCGGGGAACTGCACGTGCTGCGGGGCGGCACGCGGGCCATCGAGCGGTACCGGCCCACCCTGCTGATCGAGATCGAAGCCCGCCACACCGCGCGCTACGACTACACGCCGGAGGACGTGGTCGAGTGGCTCACCAGCCGTGGCTACGCGATGTACGCGTGGCGCCAGGGCTGGCAGGCCACCGGTCAGGTGTGCTTGCACACCAACAACTACCTGTTCAGACCCCGAACGGGCGATCCAGGTAGTCCTTGA
- a CDS encoding QsdR family transcriptional regulator, whose amino-acid sequence MAGPDRVRRVVSHEQVVLGACRFFLQHGMVDMDRLAASLAVSRATLYRVAHSRDGLLGEVLWRFTERLLTRARQRRRHAGVDGVLEVTRAFVGQLHAAAPFRAFLRTEPDTAARVLFTTSGVVHRRVVSLQLDILREVHGDRPWSAGSLDQMAYLYVRIIESAVYAELLGAAAPDPELVERAARAVLQSG is encoded by the coding sequence ATGGCGGGCCCGGATCGCGTCCGGCGGGTGGTCAGCCACGAGCAGGTGGTGCTGGGCGCGTGCCGCTTCTTCCTCCAGCACGGCATGGTCGACATGGACCGGCTGGCGGCGAGCCTGGCCGTCAGCCGCGCCACGCTCTACCGGGTGGCGCACAGCCGCGACGGGCTGCTGGGCGAGGTGCTGTGGCGGTTCACCGAACGGCTGCTCACGCGCGCCAGGCAGCGGCGCAGGCACGCGGGCGTCGACGGGGTGCTTGAGGTGACCCGGGCGTTCGTCGGCCAGTTGCACGCGGCCGCGCCCTTCCGCGCTTTCCTGCGCACCGAACCGGATACGGCCGCACGGGTGCTGTTCACCACCTCCGGTGTGGTGCACCGGCGCGTGGTTTCGCTGCAGCTCGACATCCTGCGCGAGGTCCACGGCGATCGGCCGTGGTCGGCGGGTTCGCTCGACCAGATGGCCTACCTCTACGTGCGCATCATCGAATCCGCCGTCTACGCCGAACTCCTCGGCGCGGCCGCACCGGATCCCGAGCTGGTGGAACGGGCCGCACGGGCGGTGCTGCAGTCCGGCTGA
- a CDS encoding MFS transporter gives MIGVAVVFGLNGLAVASWFARVPAARDVLGLSAGTLGLVLLCLSVGATLALLTAGEITHRLGARRAVCVATGGVAAGLVIAGFAIGAWPSAVAAGTGLFVLGYGSGICNVAMNVEAAAVERAAGRTVMPRFHAAWSLGTVTGAGLAAPAAWLGLPVTVHLTGIALIALFGTLVAASGFRHGGAPSGRGGSGVLKAWREPRTLLIGVLVMVLAFTEGTANDWLALAFVDGHAFSQAAGAAVFGLFVTTMTCGRALGTFALDRWGRVPVLFATMVLAIGGALLVVFGEPVPAIAGVALWGLGTSLGFPVGMSAAADDASHASARVSVVSVIGYTAFLAGPPVVGLLGDQTGILRALLVVPVLLVPALALVPFLRSGAGAAPEEVRTR, from the coding sequence ATGATCGGAGTGGCGGTCGTTTTCGGACTGAACGGGCTGGCCGTGGCGTCGTGGTTCGCCAGGGTGCCCGCGGCCAGGGACGTGCTCGGGCTGAGCGCGGGGACGCTCGGGCTGGTGCTGCTGTGCCTGTCCGTGGGCGCGACGCTGGCGTTGCTCACCGCCGGGGAGATCACCCACCGGCTGGGCGCGCGGCGGGCGGTGTGCGTGGCGACCGGGGGCGTCGCGGCGGGACTGGTGATCGCCGGGTTCGCCATCGGCGCCTGGCCGTCGGCGGTGGCCGCCGGAACCGGGTTGTTCGTGCTGGGCTACGGCTCCGGCATCTGCAACGTGGCGATGAACGTGGAGGCGGCGGCGGTCGAGCGGGCCGCGGGGCGGACGGTGATGCCGCGGTTCCACGCGGCCTGGAGCCTCGGCACGGTGACCGGCGCCGGACTGGCGGCCCCCGCGGCCTGGCTGGGGTTGCCGGTGACCGTGCACCTGACCGGCATCGCGCTCATCGCGTTGTTCGGCACGCTGGTCGCCGCGAGCGGGTTCCGCCACGGCGGCGCCCCCAGCGGCCGCGGTGGCAGCGGCGTGCTGAAGGCCTGGCGGGAACCGCGGACGCTGCTGATCGGCGTGCTGGTCATGGTGCTGGCGTTCACCGAAGGCACGGCGAACGACTGGCTCGCACTGGCCTTCGTCGACGGCCACGCGTTCAGCCAGGCCGCGGGAGCCGCCGTCTTCGGCCTGTTCGTGACCACGATGACCTGCGGGCGGGCACTGGGCACGTTCGCGCTCGACCGCTGGGGCCGCGTGCCGGTGCTGTTCGCCACCATGGTGCTCGCCATCGGCGGCGCGCTGCTCGTGGTGTTCGGGGAGCCCGTGCCGGCGATCGCCGGGGTGGCGCTGTGGGGCTTGGGCACGTCGCTGGGTTTCCCGGTCGGCATGAGCGCCGCGGCCGACGACGCGAGCCACGCTTCCGCCAGGGTGAGCGTGGTTTCGGTGATCGGCTACACCGCTTTCCTGGCGGGCCCGCCGGTGGTCGGCCTGCTCGGGGACCAGACGGGGATCCTGCGTGCCCTGCTGGTGGTGCCGGTGTTGCTGGTGCCCGCGCTGGCCTTGGTGCCGTTTTTGCGATCGGGCGCGGGTGCCGCACCGGAAGAGGTGCGCACCCGGTAG
- a CDS encoding class I SAM-dependent methyltransferase yields the protein MDLLARLDRFNRRHPWSHNDHYGPWVARQVAGARRVLDIGCGTGNLVDRLRRRATVTGLEPDPATARVARERFADDPAVTIVEGDFAGRAPEQRWDAITLVAVLHHLPLVPTLRELRDCLAPGGRLVIVGCYREAGRADLLTALPAMLANPIVGLVKHPARAAEPPAHMRAPTADPAETLAEIRTAAAAELPGARIRRRLFWRYTLTYRA from the coding sequence GTGGATCTGCTGGCGAGGCTCGACCGGTTCAACCGGCGGCACCCGTGGAGCCACAACGACCACTACGGCCCGTGGGTGGCCAGGCAGGTGGCCGGGGCCCGCCGGGTGCTCGACATCGGTTGTGGCACAGGCAATCTCGTCGACCGGCTCCGCCGTCGCGCCACGGTGACCGGCCTCGAACCCGACCCGGCGACCGCTCGCGTGGCACGGGAACGCTTCGCGGACGATCCCGCGGTCACCATCGTGGAAGGCGACTTCGCCGGCCGTGCTCCGGAGCAGCGCTGGGACGCCATCACGCTGGTCGCCGTGCTGCACCACCTGCCGCTGGTGCCCACCCTGCGGGAACTGCGCGATTGCCTGGCGCCGGGCGGCAGGCTCGTGATCGTCGGCTGCTACCGCGAAGCCGGTCGCGCCGACCTGCTCACCGCGCTCCCCGCGATGCTCGCCAACCCGATCGTCGGCTTGGTCAAGCACCCCGCCCGGGCGGCGGAACCCCCGGCGCACATGAGGGCGCCCACCGCGGATCCCGCCGAAACCCTGGCCGAAATACGGACCGCGGCGGCCGCCGAGCTCCCCGGCGCGCGCATCCGGCGCCGCCTGTTCTGGCGCTACACCTTGACCTACCGCGCCTGA